In Neptuniibacter halophilus, the genomic stretch CCGAGTTGCGGAGCGAAGCCTGCTGCCAGCAAACGCGGATGATACTGATGACCTCAATGGCCGCCAGCAGTGCCAGTGGCGCGATTGCTGCGCTGGGTTATCACTGGCACTTTGCCAAACCGGCGACACCGCACAATCTGTTACTGGCACTGAATGCCAGTATTACACCACAGGCGCTGGAGCCAGAGGCGTTATCCGCATCAGGGGCGCTGCAACCGGAACCGGCGATGGTCGTGGAACCGGAGGCCGAAGCGTCGGGCAGCAGAGTGCTGGTGGTGGAGGATAATCAGGTTAACCAGATGGTGATACAGGGCATGCTGACCCAATTGGGTTACCGCTCGATGATCGCTGCCAATGGCGTAGAAGCCTTGCAGATGTTGCAAAATTCATTGCACGATGAGGATCCGGTGGAACTGATCCTGATGGATTGCCAGATGCCGGAGATGGATGGTTATGAAGCGACGCGGCAGATACGGGCCGGGCAGGGCGGTGATCTCTATATCGGGCTGCCCATTGTCGCGATGACGGCCAACACCATGGCGGGGGACCGTGAAAAGTGTCTGGCCGCAGGTATGGATGAATTTATCAGTAAGCCGGTGCTGGTGGATCAACTGAAGGGTATGTTGCAGCGCTTTATCTCAGGTAGTCTGGCGGAGCCTGAGAAGGTTACAGTGACTGAGCCCGTTGTAGCGACAGAGCCCGGTACAGAAGAGACGCAGGCTGAAGTGTGGGGGTTGTCGTCTCTGATCGACCGGATGATGGGTAACCGGGAGATGCTGCCACCGTTACTGGAGATCTTTATTGAAGATTCCGGCCAACTGGTTGCAGAGATTCAGAGTGCAGCGGATGCAGAAACGCTGGCGGCACTTGTTGGGCCGGCCCACTCGCTGAAAGGGATGGCTGCTAACCTGTCAGCGATGCAGTTGTATGAGCAGGCATCCATGATGGAGAGGTTGGCGCGGGAAGCCAACCGGGACGCACTGAGCCTGTTGCCCGGGTTTATCGCAGCGTATGATGCCGTGGTGCTGCGCTTCAGGGAGTACCTCGATGGCCTGAATCCGCAGGCGAAAAATGAGCTTAGTCATCTGCGGTTAAGGCAATTTATCCGTCAATTGACGGACGCCGTCAGTCAGGGAATCTACATTGATCCGGCTGACTATGATGAACTCTGGAATTGTCTGGCCGGACCTGAGGTTGATGCAGAACTGAAACGGCTGCGCAGACATATCTCCGGATTCGAATTTGAGGCGGCGCTGGAGAGTTTGGAAAAGCTGGACGGCTTGTTGCAAACCGATCAAGAAGAACAAACAGCAGGATGAAACCGTGAAAGACACCCCGGTGGTACTGATCGTAGATGATATGCCCTCCAATATTAAGGTGCTGGCAAACTGCCTCAAAGAGGAGTACGAGATTCGTGCGGCCACCAGTGGCCAGGCGTGTCTGCAGCAGTTGCAGGCTGGCCCCGTACCGGATCTGATACTGCTTGATATTGAAATGCCGGATATAAACGGGCTGGAGGTGTGTAAGCAGCTTAAGGCGCTGCCAAGGCTGAAGGATGTGCCGGTGATCTTCGTGACCGCCTGGGGAGAGGAGCGGGATGAGGAGCTGAGTTTTGAACTGGGCGCGGTCGATTACATTACCAAACCGGTGCGGCCTTCGGTGGTACGTGCCCGGGTCAATACCCATGTCACCCTGAAAAAACAGCAGGAAAAGTTGCGGGAGATGGTGCTGAAAGACTCGCTGACCGGCCTTTACAGCCGCTATTATCTGCTTGAAACAGCGGTGAAACGGATGGCAGAGGCGGAGCGTCACAGCCTGCCGCTGAGTCTGGTGCTGTTTAATCTGGATCACTTCAAACAGATCAATAATCACTACGGCTATATGCAGGCGGATAAGGTACTCAGCCAGTTGGGTGACCATCTGTTGCAGAACCTGCGTAAAGGTGATCTGCCGGCCCGCTTTGGCGGAGAGACCTTTATCCTGTTACTCGAACAGTGTGACCTGAAGGCGGCTGAGGAGAAAGCGGAGGCGCTGCGTCAGTCCATTGAGCAACTGGAGCCGGAAAAAATTCGCCTGACCTGCAGTATGGCGGTGGCGCAGTATCAGTCTGGTGAAGCGATCGAACAGTGGCTGGGGCGCTGTGATCAGGCTCTGGCTGAGGCCAAACGGCTCGGCCGTAACCGGGTCTGCCCGACCGGGTAACTGTCAGCCCCTTTGCCTCTGAGGTTGAAGGGGCATGTCGTCTTTTAATCTCCGGCCAGATGTAACTGCAACCATTTCTGTAGCTGACTGAACTCCATTGGCCGCGCGAAATAAAACCCCTGTGCCTGGTCACAGTCGAGCTGCCGGAGGTGTTCCATCTGCTCGAGGGTTTCTACCCCTTCTGCGATCACCTGCATATTCAGATCTTTGCCGAGGCTGATGATCATCTCCGGTATATGGGTGCTGGTGTGCTCATCGAGCATTTTATCGACAAAGGATTTATCGATTTTCAGGCGGTCAAAATTCAGCGTTTCCAGATAGCTGAGACAGGAAAATCCGGTACCAAAATCGTCGATGGCGACCTGAGCACCATACTCGTGGATGGTGGCCAGAATCTCGCGCACATTCTCGGTATCCATCATCGCCACAGACTCGGTTACCTCGAACTCGATCTGGCTGGCGGACACCTCCAGCCGGTCGAGACGACTGCGGATGGTGTGAAGGAAGTTGGGGTGGCGGAACTGCAGCGAAGAGATATTAATCCCCATCTGCAGTTTCAGGCCGAACTGCTGCTCCAGTCGAACCAAGTCGGCCATGGCAGTATCCATCACCCACTTACCCAGCGGGATAATCATGCCTGAGCTTTCAGCGACCGGGATAAACTCCTGCGGACCGATCATGGTGCCATTCTTGGTGCGCCAGCGCATCAGGGCTTCAAACCCGGTCACCTGACCCGTGCGGAGGTCGATCTGGGGTTGATAGGCGAGGAACAGCTCATTGTCGTTGTAGGCACGACGCAGCCCCTGTAACAGTAGCATCCGCTGGTGGGTTTCGCGTTCAATCTCCTGAGTGTATTCAATCGCCTCGCCGCGGACGATAGTCTTCGCCCTTTTCAGCGCAATATTGGCGCGTTTGATCGCATCGTTACCCCTCAGGTTGCTGTCGTTGAGCTGGTAGTAACCCTGAGTTACCGAGATCACCAGCTCATCACCAAACAGGCTGAAAGGGTCAAAAAATCCGGCTTTTATCCGGGCGGGCTCGAGCAGTGAACGTGGCCCGAGCAGACCGAAGGTATCGCCGGACACCCGGCTGACAAAGACCTCGGCCGGCAGCATCTCGGTCAGGCGTTGTGCCACCAGACGCAGCAGTTCGTCACCTGACTGAGCACCCAGTGTGTCGTTGATGCCGCTGAAGTGGTCGATGTCGATCAGCGACAGCATCAGGTTATGGCTCTGCCCCAGCAGCATCTTATCGATATGGTTGGCAAATGAGATTCGGTTGGGGATGTCCAGCAGCGAGTCGAAATAGGCGTGATTGTGTAAACGGTCCAGAATCGTCGCATTATCCAGACAGACCGAAATATTGCTGCAGAAAACCTCCAGAATCTGGTGTTCTGTCTCCTCCAGCGGGCGCTGTATATCGAGATAGAGCAGAATATCGTCGCGCATCTCGCTGGGGAAATAGAGCACGCAGGCGTGTTCATCATCAATACTGCGCTGCTCGCTGATGGCTCGTTGCAGCATCTGTTTGATATCCGGGTCTTCCAGTGGGCGGGCGTTCTGCGCTTTGATTGCCTGTTTGCCGGAAGCGGCGACGATAATAAACTGATGCTCATCCTGTTCAGTTATCTTACTGCGGCAGCAGATAATGCCCTCTTCAGGAACCCCGAGCAGGGCCGAAAGCTGGGTGATGATGCCGTTAGCCAAGTCGTTAATGCCGTGCCGCGACATCAGTTCGCTCGAGGCACGGACAATCTGTTCCAGCCCCCGCCGGCTGGTATCGATGGTGACCATTTCTGAGTAGGAGCGCAGCGCCGCGGTTACTGAGGTATAGAGCCGGGTGCGGGTCAGATCCGCTTTGTTTTTGTAATCGTTGATATCGTACTTCAGGATCACTTCGATTTCGGGAGCATACCCGGGCTGGCCGGTGCGCAGGATAATTCTGCAGTTGGTCATCTGCAGGTCGTGACGGATCACTCTGACCAGATCCAGCCCGGCGGTTTCGGTCTCCATCACCACGTCGAGCAGAACCACCGCGACGTCTTCGTGCTGGGTGAGCAAAGCGCGCGCTTCATCTGCGGAATAGGCATGCAGCAGTTGCAGCGGCTGGTTCATGAAAACCAGACCTTTCAGGCCAAATTTTGTTGCCTCGTGTACATCTCTGTCATCATCAACAACGAGCACCTTCCATGGTCTAAGACTCCCTTTCGCTTCGGAGCTGGCTTGGCGTTGCGGCTCCTC encodes the following:
- a CDS encoding diguanylate cyclase domain-containing protein, which produces MKDTPVVLIVDDMPSNIKVLANCLKEEYEIRAATSGQACLQQLQAGPVPDLILLDIEMPDINGLEVCKQLKALPRLKDVPVIFVTAWGEERDEELSFELGAVDYITKPVRPSVVRARVNTHVTLKKQQEKLREMVLKDSLTGLYSRYYLLETAVKRMAEAERHSLPLSLVLFNLDHFKQINNHYGYMQADKVLSQLGDHLLQNLRKGDLPARFGGETFILLLEQCDLKAAEEKAEALRQSIEQLEPEKIRLTCSMAVAQYQSGEAIEQWLGRCDQALAEAKRLGRNRVCPTG
- a CDS encoding putative bifunctional diguanylate cyclase/phosphodiesterase; the encoded protein is MSDELIVFAEEPQRQASSEAKGSLRPWKVLVVDDDRDVHEATKFGLKGLVFMNQPLQLLHAYSADEARALLTQHEDVAVVLLDVVMETETAGLDLVRVIRHDLQMTNCRIILRTGQPGYAPEIEVILKYDINDYKNKADLTRTRLYTSVTAALRSYSEMVTIDTSRRGLEQIVRASSELMSRHGINDLANGIITQLSALLGVPEEGIICCRSKITEQDEHQFIIVAASGKQAIKAQNARPLEDPDIKQMLQRAISEQRSIDDEHACVLYFPSEMRDDILLYLDIQRPLEETEHQILEVFCSNISVCLDNATILDRLHNHAYFDSLLDIPNRISFANHIDKMLLGQSHNLMLSLIDIDHFSGINDTLGAQSGDELLRLVAQRLTEMLPAEVFVSRVSGDTFGLLGPRSLLEPARIKAGFFDPFSLFGDELVISVTQGYYQLNDSNLRGNDAIKRANIALKRAKTIVRGEAIEYTQEIERETHQRMLLLQGLRRAYNDNELFLAYQPQIDLRTGQVTGFEALMRWRTKNGTMIGPQEFIPVAESSGMIIPLGKWVMDTAMADLVRLEQQFGLKLQMGINISSLQFRHPNFLHTIRSRLDRLEVSASQIEFEVTESVAMMDTENVREILATIHEYGAQVAIDDFGTGFSCLSYLETLNFDRLKIDKSFVDKMLDEHTSTHIPEMIISLGKDLNMQVIAEGVETLEQMEHLRQLDCDQAQGFYFARPMEFSQLQKWLQLHLAGD